The proteins below are encoded in one region of Leptospira terpstrae serovar Hualin str. LT 11-33 = ATCC 700639:
- a CDS encoding DUF4395 domain-containing protein — MKIGYYPDVVNENVTRIVASTVVFLGVIAILFPNPYLLGFLLFGFTARLSYGPKFEPFAFFTSRYLVPWLGISFVGTAGPPKRFAQLIGFLFSLSAIVFYSLGFSLAYQITLATLVFFASLESFLGWCAGCFAFGLLMKLGVIPEEICERCNNLNFNK; from the coding sequence ATGAAGATTGGTTATTATCCGGATGTGGTCAATGAAAATGTCACAAGGATTGTCGCTTCCACTGTCGTATTCCTCGGCGTCATTGCCATCTTATTTCCAAATCCTTATTTACTCGGCTTCCTTCTTTTTGGATTCACAGCAAGGTTAAGTTACGGGCCCAAGTTCGAACCATTTGCTTTTTTTACTTCCCGTTACTTAGTTCCATGGCTTGGGATTTCTTTTGTAGGAACTGCAGGTCCACCAAAACGATTTGCTCAGCTCATTGGATTTCTTTTTAGTCTTAGTGCGATTGTATTCTATAGTCTCGGGTTTTCGTTAGCTTACCAAATCACCCTTGCCACTTTAGTTTTCTTTGCCTCTTTAGAATCGTTTTTAGGTTGGTGTGCTGGGTGTTTTGCTTTTGGTTTACTTATGAAACTCGGAGTTATCCCTGAAGAAATTTGTGAACGATGCAATAACCTAAACTTCAATAAATAA
- a CDS encoding helix-turn-helix domain-containing protein — METEIESFSAATENERNVDEVLTVVLGETLKRRRLELGLSMEKLSQLSTVSRGMLGLIESGKTTPSIGILWKLSKSLRIPIGEMIPDLFAQSPRFIGANEGKRWISAKNIAESRVFYQEERDRLSIVEWKLTIGKVTQFSHLPTAFDIKIYQVSGRSRIKLKTKELVLEPSDSAFFPIAELESIENDFAEESKFLWIASKKAR; from the coding sequence ATGGAAACAGAAATTGAAAGCTTTTCGGCCGCAACAGAGAATGAAAGAAATGTAGATGAAGTCCTGACGGTTGTTCTTGGAGAAACCTTAAAAAGGCGAAGGCTGGAATTAGGTTTATCAATGGAAAAACTATCTCAACTTTCGACTGTTAGTCGAGGAATGTTGGGCCTCATTGAGTCTGGGAAAACAACTCCGAGTATCGGAATTTTATGGAAACTATCTAAATCTCTTCGTATTCCTATCGGAGAAATGATACCGGATCTATTTGCTCAATCTCCCCGTTTCATCGGTGCAAATGAAGGGAAACGCTGGATTTCTGCGAAAAATATAGCAGAATCTCGCGTTTTTTACCAAGAAGAAAGAGACCGTCTGAGTATTGTTGAGTGGAAACTTACAATAGGCAAAGTAACACAATTCAGTCATCTACCAACTGCTTTTGATATCAAAATCTACCAAGTGTCAGGACGATCACGGATCAAACTAAAAACTAAAGAATTAGTTTTAGAACCTTCCGACAGCGCTTTCTTTCCTATTGCAGAATTAGAATCCATTGAAAATGATTTTGCAGAAGAGTCCAAATTTCTTTGGATAGCCTCCAAAAAGGCACGTTAA